The Helianthus annuus cultivar XRQ/B chromosome 16, HanXRQr2.0-SUNRISE, whole genome shotgun sequence genome includes a window with the following:
- the LOC110915265 gene encoding acyl carrier protein 2, mitochondrial: protein MAARNALLKYLRVNVTPALQSSSAQNPSAIGGGLIQLFRRHFSEEVRGSFLDKSEVTDRVVTCVKNFQKVDPSKVTPTAHFQNDLGLDSLDTVEVVMALEEEFGFEIPDNEADKISSIELAVDFIASHPQAK from the exons ATGGCGGCCAGAAACGCACTCCTCAAGTACCTACGTGTGAACGTCACACCAGCTCTTCAATCTTCTTCCGCTCAAAACCCTAGCGCTATCGGAGGAGGACTGATTCAGCTGTTCCGGCGCCATTTCTCCGAGGAAGTTCgaggatcgtttctcgataagTCAGAGGTCACCGATCGAGTGGTTACCTGCGTtaaaaatttccagaaagttGATCCGTCTAAG GTTACACCTACTGCCCACTTCCAAAATGATCTCGGGTTAGACAGTTTAGATACAGTTGAGGTCGTGATGGCTCTTGAAGAAGAGTTCGGGTTTGAGATTCCTGACAATGAAGCAGACAAAATTAGTTCTATTGAGCTTGCTGTTGACTTCATTGCATCTCATCCTCAGGCAAAATAA
- the LOC110919434 gene encoding protein FAR1-RELATED SEQUENCE 5-like, which yields MLVDKMNARCKNKENYTFDTQIVDTELQLIFWCDNVSKSNYEAFGDVLAFDATYHTNMYDMIFVPFTGVDHHKKCTIFGAGLLHNETIESYTWLLQKFLQAHNGRQPLLVLTDQDCAMKQAVSNVFNQSHHRLCMWHIVQKIPSKIKGDNLTNLEIKEKFHKLVWNVYIKPETFEQRWHSLIAEYGLESHKWLTEMFVIREQWIPGYFREIPMSTLMKTTSRCESANHMFKADSNAHNTLVQFMLCYDTSIDGLRNKQRELCNHTETTNPDKYKTTYRIERHANVVYTRKIFYEVQKHIFDGTEFSYIAERSVVDGIHCFTVAHLDHEKEVVNEFKVTFNKEDLSVSCSCNGFTRDGYLCRHVFCVFRSHNIHEIPARYIHPRWRRNALPGVVHSLENRLSVDQSRSAVLWRRIVENMDMCRDRVRGNIDKLEELDSHIQALKDKIFAEVPYDTKIHRKGLAIQEVIAHTEPDEISCTAPKKIRNKGCGKHKRPIGPREQAIKAAKKPRRKCNYCGKRVRKHDKRNCPLKKGKPTKDDSSTDEDADEDEDEEDMCYTLIFILGFNICFIPKAIKIYISFKTLLVSLLRTKVKHNIVV from the exons ATGTTGGTTGACAAAATGAACGCAAgatgcaagaacaaagaaaattATACatttgatacccaaattgttgaCACGGAACTCCAGCTGATTTTTTGGTGTGATAATGTTTCGAAATCGAATTACGAAGCATTTGGTGATGTTTTGGCTTTTGATGCAACGTACCACACGAACAT GTACGATATGATTTTTGTTCCATTTACTGGTGTGGATCATCACAAAAAATGCACGATATTTGGTGCTGGGCTACTTCATAACGAGACAATCGAGTCATACACTTGGCTTCTTCAAAAATTTCTCCAAGCTCATAACGGTAGACAACCTCTTTTGGTTCTAACCGATCAGGATTGTGCTATGAAACAAGCGGTTAGCAACGTATTCAACCAATCGCATCATCGGCTATGTATGTGGCATATAGTTCAAAAGATACCATCTAAG ATAAAGGGGGACAACTTGACCAATTTAGAGATTAAGGAGAAATTTCACAAGCTTGTTTGGAACGTCTATATCAAACCTGAGACGTTCGAGCAAAGGTGGCATTCATTGATCGCAGAATATGGGTTAGAGTCTCATAAATGGTTGACAGAGATGTTCGTAATTCGGGAGCAATGGATCCCAGGTTACTTCCGTGAAATACCGATGAGTACTTTAATGAAAACCACATCCAGATGCGAAAGTGCGAACCACATGTTTAAAGCAGACTCAAATGCACATAATACACTGGTTCAATTCATGTTATGTTATGACACGTCCATCGATGGGTTAAGAAACAAGCAAAGGGAACTTTGCAATCATACTGAGACTACCAACCCGGATAAATACAAAACAACCTACAGGATTGAGCGTCACGCGAACGTTGTATATACAAGGAAAATTTTCTACGAGGTTCAAAAGCACATTTTCGATGGTACAGAATTTAGTTACATTGCCGAACGGTCCGTGGTTGATGGCATTCATTGTTTTACTGTTGCACATCTGGATCATGAAAAGGAAGTTGTAAACGAGTTCAAG GTGACCTTTAACAAGGAAGACCTATCGGTTTCTTGTTCTTGCAATGGTTTCACTCGTGATGGATATCTATGTCGCCACGTGTTTTGTGTCTTTAGAAGCCATAATATTCATGAGATCCCAGCCAGATACATTCACCCGAGATGGAGACGGAATGCTCTTCCGGGTGTTGTGCATAGTTTGGAGAACAGGTTATCCGTAGACCAATCTAGGAGTGCAGTATTATGGCGAAGAATCGTAGAAAACATGGACATGTGTAGAGATCGTGTACGGGGCAACATTGACAAACTAGAGGAACTAGACTCACATATTCAGGCACTTAAAGATAAGATATTTGCTGAAGTTCCTTATGATACAAAAATTCATAGAAAGGGTCTAGCAATTCAAGAAGTTATTGCCCACACTGAGCCGGACGAGATCTCGTGTACGGCACCCAAGAAAATTCGTAACAAGGGTTGTGGGAAGCACAAAAGACCGATTGGTCCGCGAGAACAAGCAATAAAAGCTGCCAAGAAGCCAAGAAGGAAATGTAATTATTGTGGCAAACGAGTTAGAAAACACGACAAAAGGAATTGCCCTTTAAAAAAAGGAAAGCCAACTAAGGATGACTCGTCTACAGATGAGGATGccgatgaagacgaagatgaagAAGACATGTGTTACACCCTTATTTTTATACTAGGATTTAATATCTGTTTTATACCAAAAGCCATTAAAATTTACATAAGTTTCAAAACTTTACTAGTTAGCCTACTAAGAACAAAAGTAAAACATAATATTGTTGTTTAA